TCTTATAATAATAACgggaatatatatatcttataataatatccgctcagcctattctggaaggttggcgccactctcgttcgtcttcttactgcgctcgcatccttaattggatttcccatattgttcataaatcctCATAAATCCAAATTTcgtatgcggcctgaataaagtttataacgttgaacttAATTAACTTcttcgttttattttaatggcattgaaaatcatcaatgaccaaacaacctttatggggtcaaagatttaaacatctacactgaccaccaaccgctgacctacgcggtttcggattccaatccgaatacAAAAATCAAAGATGGAAAGAACGCATCGATGCCAGAGTCCATTACATGCCTGGCAAGGTCAACCTAGTTGCGGATGCCCTCTCGAGGCAACAACTCAACgttgaagaagaagaagaggcattCTCAAGCGCGGCCACAATTCACAGTGAGCTGTCGCTAACCCACACAATCCAATCAACGAACAAGCTCCTCAATTGCTTTCAAAACCAGATAATTCTGGAGAAAGCACGCTCTCCGTCAAAGCGGAGCTTcgttctctttggaaacaagagacggcatattattgacttcacttgcgaggagtcattgctggagGAGCTCGCAGGAGAGAAATGAGAAATGAAATGTAGGAGAAATGCTACACATAGACATCTTCTCTACggataaaaagtatttccttACGTGCATCGACAAATTCTCAAAATTTGCCGTAGTCCAACCGTTCCCTCTAGAACCATAGAGGATCTCAAACTAGCCAATGTCGTATATTGCGACAACGAACCATCGTTGAACTCGCACTCCATCGTGACCATGCTGGAAAACCTTTTCGATGTCTCCAACGGCCAAGTTTAGCGCTTCCACAGCACTTTGGTAGAGCTTGCTAGATGTCTTAAGATCGATAATGGCATCAGCGATACCGTAGAGCTGATACTTCTGGTCACGGCCAGATATAACAACTCTATCCACTCGGTGATCGACAAGAGGCCGGCTGACGTGGTGCAGGCACAATCAGATGAGCCGCAATATGAAATAcaagataaaattaaactcgcCCAAGACAAGCTCCGGGACAGGGAAAACTCTTCCCGCCAAAATAGAGTATTCGAGGTTGGCGAAAAAGTCCCAGTGAAGTCCAGCAGACGCCTAGGCAACAAACTCCCACCGTTATGTGAAGAGAAAACCGTTGAGgcggacatggggaccacaatcctcattaaggggagggtggtccacaaagacaaccttaGGTAGGCCGAGCGCGACCATCTTATCGCTCGCCTGATAATTTATctttttattatctttttcctagccacttggcataagttttgcgccctttattattttaatcatgctttggtggtgggctaCCCAACTTCAACAAAATTCATAACAATCCAAATTACAGGTTTTCAACTATATccctgattttccttttgaccacaacatcggcacgcgtcacggactaatccaaagccaaatacattcccatcGTTGATGGTCGAATCCTAATATAGGAGGAATTTGCTTTTGTAAAGCACTCAGCAAATCTCTCGGAATAaggcgcgtcatcgaagaaactaatgggatgaccgtcatgttcccgcaatcccacatgcagaaactcctagttgttgatgttgcccacctacgcgacatgctcgactctttgagcatccatcatagggtagcaagacgtttagacttcttagggactgcgctaaaggtggtggcaggaacgccggacgcagaagattttgaaagaattaaatttaatgaattccaattaacgaatgcaaacaataggcaggttaatattaacaacaaagtacaaattcaaatcaataaaatttccgctaccgtcaaccaacttctgaggtcagcaaaaaaatcccaaattgatactgggcacctattcgagatgcttttaactcgaaataggatgatagcaatggagctgcaggggttgatgctagcagtggcactttccaaagttaatattgttagccccagcatcctagatcatgcagacctggaaggtgtgtggatggaagagcctACCGAGACCACGATTAGAGATGCtttgtccgtatcgtccgttaagatcttacagtccgataacatattacattttattattaagtttccgaAGATAAAAAcggcctgcagcaagatcACCGTTTTCTCATCGTCACATCACCACACCATGCTCAGCCTGGAAAACaacgtcattgccgaatgAGACAAAgagatccacaccgtggaaaagtgctccccgACATCAGAAGCTACATTTTGCCGGCTGGCTCGCAGAAAatcatgcgcccaagagcttcacgctggaggcacgCCGCATTGCGAGATCCAACAAAGCGATTTACACCACTTACGTTGATGAAGGGATAGTAATTGTAaatgatcgctcggctcacgtgtgtgtggaTAATGGCACCTGTGTCCATATAAAGGGCACATATCTTATCACAtttgaaaagagtgccattgtcaacgaaacccgattggtcaatcatgacacagcccagaaagctgaacttcaaccggttggacagctggtagcgcgtgtctttcctgcagcattCTTTCTGGtaccgatggaaggaggagtagcttagccttctccagcagcgcttcaaatggcgcgcctccggtcctgccttggccccgaacgatgtggtgctagtaaaggacgaaaatctacctccgatgaaatggccgcttgcgagcATAATGGAGCTAAGccctggtcgggatggtatctttcgagtggcggtgataaaaacttcatctggaattaccaagcgagcattgactaagctgtgccttttgtgcctaaaggatgaagttggagtagaaggcccaactggggggagaatgtcgggtcaagcagcaagcaactaatttaaacataataattaagtagtaactgatgttttgttggtcgcaagccgactctctttcggccgctcggctttgctaattcGGCGTTTAAGGTTAGCGAGTATCCGCTCAGCCTcttctggaaggttggcgccacgctcgttcgtcttcttactgcgctcgcatccttaattggatttcccatattgttcataaatcctcataaatccaaatttcatatgcggcctgaataaagtttataacgttgaacttAATTAActtctttgttttattttaatggcattgaaaatcatcaatgaccaaacaaccTTTATGGGGTCAAAGATTTAAACATCTACACTGACCACCAACCGCTGACCTACGCGGTTTCGGATTGCAATCCGAATACAAAAATCAAAGATGGAAAGAACGCATCGATGCCAAAGTCCTGGCAAGCCCAACCTAGTTGCGGATGCCCTCTCGAGGCAACAACTCAACgttgtagaagaagaagaggcattCTCAAGCGTGGCCACAATTCACAGTTAGCTGTCGCTAACCCACACAATCTAATCAACGAACAAGCCCTTCAATTGCTTTCAAAACCAGATAATTCACCTTTGAGAAGAGTGCCATTGTCAACGAAACCCtattggtcaatcatgacacagcccagaagagggctccaggagtggccagctcaccttccctGAACGTTACCATGGAACGTAACGTTCTTAGCCTTCCTCACCTTCACCGactgagtgaacgtaatctggagcacatcaaaGAGTTCGGGAAGGAGATTAACCACCATCAGTTACAtacatcagttggtgttcatagcggAAGCAATATGCTGTGCTTTAATTtgcatcggcttgacctatcggcgagtcattcaggcccgaaaaaccgcgtcccagctgaaggagatgattgcccaaatagggtcggccgagggcggcctcattcttgaAGGGGGAGTAGTTATCTGAAGTTAACCGatcagcggcaatgtccgattatttaagagctcgctctggccaaactgctgacacaacgtctggccggaagcccatgcatagcggcaagcactgcacatttgcgtggccgctatgaaatattttttgttagctttaaggttcagtttgtgtcagagtctcattgaataaagagcactattaaaaccaatctccggcacagccgttaaactgtaaattaattttgttgaatttttttgtataaaaaaaaatgagtagAAAGACAAGAATAGTGAAATATTGTGGCTTACGCCAacaaaaaactgcagccccatcaactttttaaatttaattaatcttcattagttggctgacggtttagcatgaacttttttttatctattataaaatgtataaaccatttttttgtaaaccaattattgtcccaatattgtttgcatttctgttttttgtgaataaataaatgaatatttctatataacacaaaaagtgcggaataaaaattcctaaccaaaacaaaaaaacgctggcagaaaattttaaatttcaatcggaaataatttatataatcggGTGTTGTGACAAATGCCGTTCATGGGCTCAACTAATGTCATAGTTGAGCACAGTTCTGCTCGGGGGTTTTGAATCCAAACGACTAGACACAGTTATGCATTgaacttcattttattttacttgcTTAATTTATGTTGATTAGTTTTACAATTATTTGAATGGGTCAGCCTTTATCCCGCGTGGTTTTCTCTGACCTTCACTACTCCGATCGCtctatgattctttttataataataactttACTAGGGGAGAGACCAGACAAGGAAAAGCTTTGCAAAGATTACAGAAATCTGGGTGGATTCTAAGCTCGCTGAAGATAGAGCGATGAatcgaaaagataaataacgcCCGTACATGCCGCCCCTGGAATGCTGGGATCAGCATGATATAGCTTCTATTGTATTATTGGACTTCTTCAAGTTTCGGAGTAGGATTGGTGGATATTGGCAATGGACATAGCTTGGACAGGGATCTCTTATAGGTTCCAGAAACGGTTTTCAGTGAGGCGACGCGAACTAGTCCATCTTCTCCAGGATGCAAATCGATTATTCGAGCCATCTTCCATTCGTTTGGGGGGAGCCGGTCATCCTTGATTACAACTAGATCGTCAATTTGCAGATTCGTTCGTTCTTGGCGCCATTTCGGACGTGCTTGTAGATGTGAAAGCCAATCGGCGCTCCATCGATGCCAAAATTGTCTCAGGAGCCGTTGACCGTCGACGAAGCGTGCGTTGATGGACTTGTCTGAAAGAGAAGGTTCCGGAGGTGCCAATAAAGGTCCTCCTATAAGGAAATGCCCGGGAGTAAGTGGGGACAAATCGTTTGGATCTGCTGATAAGGGGCAGAGTGGACGTGAGTTTAAACATGATTCGATTTGGGTGAGCACCGTGGATAGTTCTTCATAGGTCATAGCAGTGAGTTTGAAGGAACAATACAGATGAGTTTTGACGGCCTTTACGTTCGCCTCCCACAGTCCCCCAAAATTAGGACTGTGCGGTGGGTTGAAATGCCATTGGATGCCACGGGCCGTAAGAGTGGGTGCGATGTCCGTGTCGATGGAATTTCGAAACTCCTTTTGCCATATGCGAAGGGAATTGTCTGCGCCGATGAAATTGGTTCCTCCATCGCTGTATAGATGCTTGCACAAACCTCTACGTCCAATAAAGCGTTGAAGAGCCCAAAGGAAGTGTTGAGTAGATAGTCCAGTGACCGCTTCTAGATGTATCGCCTTGGTTGCTAAACATATAAACACTGGATGCACTGAAAGCAGTGGAATCTGGATGCTTTCAAGTAAAAGGCGCCCGTGTAGTCGACGCCAGTGGCTTCAAAAAGGCTGGCTTTGGGCGATGTTTGAAGCATTGGACACATTGTCGTAGAATTCTTTTTACTGCTTGTTTCCCATTGACTATCCAGAATGTGTGGCCAATGGTTGCTAAGGTGAGCTCGGTGCCTCCATGAAGAGTGTTTAGGTGCgcattttttgattacgaGGTCAGTAAAATGATGCATTTTGGGTATAATGATCGGATTTTTCTGTGCTTGGGACAGTTGTCGAGCGTTCTTCAGTCGTCCTTTGAGTCGCAGAATCCCAAAGTCGTCTAAAAACGGACAAAGAGCGCTGAGGGCACTGTGCCTGGATAGAGATTTCCGTGTCAGGACTCGGCTGATCTCTTGAGAAAAGGCTTCTTTCTGAACCATCCTTACGATTTTATGTAGAGCTTCTCGTAATTCTGGTACTCGAATCGTGCCCACATGACGAAGTTCTTGTGGGTGGCGTAAGTTATGCAGATACCTGTGGATGTAAGccataacaaataaaaatttgttataTGATGAGTAAGAGGTTATGATTGAGTCGCCAAGTGAACAAACATGTGCTGTGATGTTGGTTGGTTGTCGCCTTTCTTCGTGATGTTGGTCAGGGGGAGGAGAGTACGTGTTCTTCGGCCACCGATTTTCATCCTGCCGTAGCCACTCGGGACCGAACCACCAGATGTCATGCCTGGCTAGTTGGTGAGGAGTAAGACCCCTTGAAGCGCAATCGGCTGGGTTTTCTCCCGAAGGTACGTGCTGCCATTGGGTTGTAGTACTTAATTCCAAAATCTTGCCAATTCGGTTGGAGACGAAAGTCTTCCAACGGGTGGGATTTCCTTTAATCCAATATAAAACGATTGATGCATCCGTCCAGAAATTAACTGACATGGGAATTCCGGTGGATGAAAACTGCGTTAGTACCCATTTAGCCAGTTGTGCAGCCAACACTGCACCAGAGAGTTCTATTCGAGGGATCGTTAGCGGCTTCGTGGGCGTGACTCGACTCCGTGCGGTCAAGAGGGCGGTGCTCACTCTCCCGGATGGATATTGTATTCGGAGATAAACACAGGCTGCGTAAGCTTGCGAGGAGCCGTCACAAAAGACGTGTAGTTGGTGTGACTGTGGCTCACCGGTCTGGTGACCAAGCCACCGAGGTATTTTCAACTGTTCAATGTTTGGTAAATGATGTTGTAATTCTTCACATCGGGCTTGAAGTATTGGGGGTAACGGGCGTCCCAATCGAGAGCGGGTTCGGTCTTGTCGGATGTCTCGGGTCGCCACTGCCAGATGTCCTTTAGAATACTCTTTGCAGTAGTAGTGACAGGAACTATAAAGCCTAAGGGATCATAGTGGCGAGCGACTACTGAAAGAAAGGAACGTTTAGTAAAGGAGGCAGGAAGGTCAAATCGAACCTTGAAGTTATATAAATCCTCGTGTGGGCTTCAATAAAGTCCCAGAGTTTTAATAGTCTCCTGGAAATTTAATTCTACATGCCTCTTTTGAGCCATGTGCTGGTCAGGAATTCCAGATAAGATCTGTGGATGATTTGATGCCCATTTCCTGAGTTCCATTCCAGCCGATTTTAATTTAGCAATGAGTTGATTTCGTATTTCCAATGCTCCCTGAACAGTATTGTGACCAGTTTGGACGTCGTCGACATATACTTCATTTAATAAGACTGGAGTTCGTGAGCGAGTTGACGGATTACGCGTATGGCTGTATACGGTGCTGATGCAGTCCCAAAGGTGACAGTATTTAGGCTGTACTCGGCTATTTCGTTTTGATCATTCCTCCATAAGATGCGTTGAAATTGAGCATCCTCCTGGTGCATGTCGATACAGCGATACATTCGTTGGATATCTGCTGCAAACACGTAACGATGTAGCCTCCATTTCATGATGACTCCTCCTAAATCGTTTTGTAGCGGTGGGCCGATGCACAATATGTCGTTAAGGGATTTTCCGTTCGAAGGGGTACATGATGCATCGTACACCACCCGAACTTTGGTCATTGTACTGTCCTCCTTTATCACGGCGTGGTGTGGGAGAGTACATGATGAGAAATACTGTTGACCTCTTGGAGTGATCATTTGATGTCGAGTTTCTGCGGTAGTGACTTTGGAGAGTTGcttaagaacaaaatattccTTAATGGTGGAGTGATATTGTTGTTTAAGTTTGTCGTTTCTGTTTAGCCGACGTTCTAAGAGATGGAATCTATTGAGTGCGATTTGGTGAGACTTTCCGATGACTTGTTCCTTGTCAAATTCAgtttttaacggaagccggaCCAGGTATTTTCCATTGGGTTGTCGGATGCAGGTACGCTGGAAATGATCCTCACACCATTGTTCTTCTGCTGTTAAGGTCCTCTCAGAGCTGATTTGATCAAGATCGAAGAAACCCTTTACCAGTGCATCCAGATTAGTCTGATGGCAACGAATGGTTACCACATTTGCCCTTGTTTCATTGCTATGGCCAAACACGATCCAACCCAATTGAGTGAGTTGAGCAATAGGTTGATTTGAAGCTCCTTTCCGTAAATCTGGCAGCAACAAATACGGTATTAGATCTACTCCAAATAACGCGTCGATGCGGCCTGGCCTGGTAAAGGTGGGATCGGCCAAGTGTAATCCCTGAAGATGCTGACAAGTGTCCACGTTGACATTGCTTCTTGGTAAATGAGAGGTTATCGAGTTGAGGACATACGCTGGTTGCACCAGATGGTGAAATTGAGGGTCCG
This is a stretch of genomic DNA from Drosophila bipectinata strain 14024-0381.07 chromosome 4, DbipHiC1v2, whole genome shotgun sequence. It encodes these proteins:
- the LOC138926886 gene encoding uncharacterized protein: MSKPKPASTSSAESETMAKGGNADSLFALQKDLHSQLNQLQVNFKKDSTSRKTKPYFQLRLSKLNLISQQFNKNHQEFVSAGYPTHPYFVDNLADQFEEEFITAFCLISTESETLFPTQLPACAEQQATPVPKMLGPGAAVQLPKLPVPNFSGKYTDWPAFHDLFMQLIHQNQALSNIQRFHFLKQALPKEQDQDVHQMELTDGAYTIAWDLIIKRYDNPRLQFMHHMNALYDLPFISRESSSEIKHMLNVTNVCINEFNRLKTNIHSSTQWIVHHLIARLPTTTVQAWEHCLGNSSDIPSFLDLKTFLNNRLVSMNIIENRKCSQPTHNSTINKSTNYPRQNPKQKGSGFYKGSTFHTTTGTSGPISCVHCKGQHILRRCPDFLSKDCFARKRIIDHTKACLNCLSIHHPLSQCGSNKNCLQCGQRHHTLLHFPTTADGHCRAVNSIHFALVQLHNNSTGQTAVIRALIDHGSEGTLITERAAQLLGLPRHQVTAQITGVGDNPKNICRFSTEFSISSCTDPQFHHLVQPAYVLNSITSHLPRSNVNVDTCQHLQGLHLADPTFTRPGRIDALFGVDLIPYLLLPDLRKGASNQPIAQLTQLGWIVFGHSNETRANVVTIRCHQTNLDALVKGFFDLDQISSERTLTAEEQWCEDHFQRTCIRQPNGKYLVRLPLKTEFDKEQVIGKSHQIALNRFHLLERRLNRNDKLKQQYHSTIKEYFVLKQLSKVTTAETRHQMITPRGQQYFSSCTLPHHAVIKEDSTMTKVRVVYDASCTPSNGKSLNDILCIGPPLQNDLGGVIMKWRLHRYVFAADIQRMYRCIDMHQEDAQFQRILWRNDQNEIAEYSLNTVTFGTASAPYTAIRSILKDIWQWRPETSDKTEPALDWDARYPQYFKPDVKNYNIIYQTLNSICITYATHKNFVMWARFEYQNYEKLYIKSGLCKHLYSDGGTNFIGADNSLRIWQKEFRNSIDTDIAPTLTARGIQWHFNPPHSPNFGGLWEANVKAVKTHLYCSFKLTAMTYEELSTVLTQIESCLNSRPLCPLSADPNDLSPLTPGHFLIGGPLLAPPEPSLSDKSINARFVDGQRLLRQFWHRWSADWLSHLQARPKWRQERTNLQIDDLVVIKDDRLPPNEWKMARIIDLHPGEDGLVRVASLKTVSGTYKRSLSKLCPLPISTNPTPKLEEVQ